CTCCCTGTCACAGCCTTTAATGATGAGCATGAtcctttcccatccctctgtccccttgCTTTAAATCCCATAGCAAATTTCAGGCTGAATTTTCAAGGCTGAAAGAGCTGATACTCCCATGAACAGGATGGATACAGGTAACTGGGAAGAGAGGCTGCTTGATGAGCTCAACTGTGATACCAGACATTGGAGAATCCACCTGACAGACTGGTGGTAAGGAAATGGCACATAAAAGCATATTTCAGGTAACCACAGATCAATGCAGTTGAGAGAGACCCCGAGAAGAGAGAACAGCCAGGTATGCCACAGCTTCAAAcaggcagcccccagccagTGTGGCCTTGGGTAATGTGAGAGCCACTGACGGATCCCAAACAGAGGGGATGCCCAAGGAAGTTCTTCCAGGGAACAACCCTGGGCATGGATCACATCAACTGCATTGCAGTCTGAACCATGGCATGGCCCAGTCTGACAGCAGAAGAGCACACCCTCCTTGAGCCCAATTCTGCTGCTCGGTGCCTCTGAGGCAGACCTTGTCCCCTAAGGACACGTCAGTAGGTGACCCCATATCCCCTGTaaggctggggacacacaggtgggGTGTGGGAGCtcaaacccagccctgcaccctccagcctcagcctctcctgccccacTCTGCTCCACCCCTGTGTGATCCCTGccattctgctgctgcagacaacCCTCACCAGCCCAGGGTCCTGCAGCAAACAAGGCAGacaaacacaacacacaaaCTCTGGTCTAATTTAAAGAGGATCCAATTTGCCaagggctgggaagcagcaggagttACACAGGATGCCTGCAGCgcccctggggcagctgggccagcagaaccacagacaagggaaaaaatccatcAGCTAaccaggctctggctgctgtcagGAAAGCCAGGAGGCCTCCCTGTTAGGCAAGCAGAATTTCCTCTGCTGGTGGCAGAGCTCCCACACGCTCTGGATCAGCGCCGGGCAGGcgggaaggagagaggaaagggaagatgGGCCTTAGCAACAACCCAAAGCAGAAGTCCccatcaaaataaataaaataccaccaaacccatgaagaaaaaggtgaagaaaaaggtgAAGGAGAAGGACTAGTCACTGACTTAAAACTTCCATCTTagctttatatatattactatattctaaaaccttaAACTCTAATTTTTCTACTATGTGATGTTACACACTTCTATTGAAACTACACACCCCTAATCCTAGTTCTATTATTTAAATTTGGAAGCCTTTCTCTACAACCTCAAGTTAAATGTAGAGTTCTCTTGAGggtctgtgcctttcagcacagaaagcccAAAACTCTCAGTGTGCAGGGTTCCCACACCCCACTTACATTTCAGGAAATAATCACGGCTCTCCAGGCAGGCAGCGTTGTTTGACTTGTCTGGAAATCCGGTTTCAGCCAACGctgcagagacagggacagaaGGGTTTGCATCAGCAAAGGAACCAAACCACCACCAAGGGGGCACCTGGAGCATTGTCCCCTGCCCCTGATGGCACCCAGCtgtcacagcccctgccagcgtCCCACACCCCCTGCACATCCCCTGTGGCTCCCACACAGGAAAGGACAGACACCACTTTTGTCACCCCAGGGAGGTGGGCAGCGGGTGGAACCAGCTGCAATTCCCATGGGCATCCCAGAGAATGAGAGAGAGCTCAGGTTCAATGGGACAGCAAGGGAGAGAGCTGCCACATCAGCTCTCTAACCCTGGCATGTTTGGGAGCCCACAGTGTGCCAGTGAGGagatctgtctgtcctgggaagAAGAGTCCCCTTTCACAGGAGGCCACTTTGGCCCCTTGCCCCCTCCCACAGGCCCTGCCTAACTCCCAGGCTGTTTGTTGCCTCTCCAGTCTCCGGTCTCCGTGGAAAAATTCACAAAACCTCAGAGGCGTAAGCCCAGACAGGGATTGTGCAACTTGCAGGGAACCCGTGCTGAGCagtttgcagggctgggaggacaGGGGCCAGCACTCACAGGGCCATGCAGCCACCTCCCACccacagagggaaaagggaaagggacagggaaCCACccaggcagaggggctgggggaacaCAAACCTTCCTCCATCTCCTGGCAACTCAATCCATCAACTCCTTTCCCCTGCAAGTGGTTCCACTGGTTTTTGCAGGCGGTGGACAGCACATCCTTCATGGCACCCACGGCTTGGGTGCACTTGGTGAAGTTCAGCTCTTTCTGGAAGCTCAGAGGTGGAGAGAGGTTTTCCTCCATGGCTGCTTTCAAGGCCTGAAATTCCTGAGCCAAAAAAAGACGGAGTTTCAGGAGGTTTCAGACAAGCCAAAGTTGTCTCTTGTTCCAGGACCCCACCCGGCCCtggaggatttgggatctggCAGCTCTCAGGACTTGGCCCAAGGACAGCAGAAGGGAGGAGAGCTCTTTCCCAGCCACGTGTTCCTGGCACCTTCTCCTCACTCCCTTTCAAACCCAGACTCAGAGCATGCCCACCTCGCAGGGAGCAGCATCTCCTCCCTAAAATGTCTCCTCTTGCTGGGCTCCCAGGGAGGAAGCAGTGGGGCACCCCAAACTCTTGCTCTCCCCCCCACTCAGGTACCCCCTTGGGCAGCACATCAGCCTGTCCTGTCAGACAGGACAGAAGTGGTGGTGATGGAGGGGGAAATCTTGGCTGGTTGGTCCccctgggagagggcaggggagaggaCTGTGCCAGTGAGACCCAGCAGCCTGCACATCCCAGGGTTCCTGGCCCCCAGCTCCATGGGAAATAGGACAAAAgcccaaaataaaacattgtcAGCTCCTTCTtgccccatcccacctggagGAAGTAGATGGTGTCGGTGCTGGGCACGttctccaggctctgcttgCACTGTGCCAGCTTGGCTCgtctctgctccttccagcgCAGATCGGCCTCGGCCTCCCCCAGCATGGAGCGCTCCCCGTCCTCGATGAATCCCAGCACCTCCTTCTGGAAGGCTGCCAGCACCCCTGAGGCCTCTGCAAAGAGCTTCTCaaccctttccctctcctttgtGGCAGCACCCTGagtgcagggagagaggggtCAGGTGAGGGTGCAGGAGAGCCACACttgtgccctgcccagctcccagatcCCAGCTCCCTGGAATCCCCTGACACTCCATCACCCCCTTCACCCAGGAACTCAGATCACTTCACAGTGCAGCTCTCAAGAGAtctggctgggcagtgccacttACTGCTGCACCACATTTGGTGTCCCCAAGCAGGAAAGTGTTTGCACAAGGGCCAAAGGGACAATCCCCCAATGAGCCTGGGGAGAGAAGGTGCAAGAGCCAGAGGATGTCCTGGCATGGACCTTGCCCTGTTCCTTCTTCCATTTAAAAACTAAAGCAACCAGAGATGGCAGGAGTGTTAGCAGAGATGAGGAGAAAGAATCCTCAGGGGTCTTTGCCAGGATCACCATCGTTTCATGGTGCTCCAGGGAGCACCATCTTTACAGCCCatgcaccccaaaatctcacagcCCCTTCTCCtccacacccagcccagcagagctgcaccacCAGAGCAAAGGCATTGCAGAGTCACCTTGATGAGCTCCACCATCTTCTTGGCCTGGGTGATGGTGactgccagctcctccagctcatTCTCTGCATCGCTCAGGAATTTGGCTTGCTGGGCCTGCAGACATGAAGGACAAACACTGAGCTTTacccccagtgccagtgggaGCCCAGGGCATTCAGCCTCTCCCTCAGCTCAATCCACAGAGCCTCTCTGACCATGACCTCGCTACCAGGCTTTGGGTGAAGAATGCAAGGGGAACCACgagttgttttcctgttttccttccctgcaaCATTCAACCTGCAAACATCCCTTCTCACTCAGCTGGAAAACGAACGGGTCATGTCCAGTTCCATTTCTCCACCCTGGTCCCAGcggaaaccaaacaaaacaggaattTGAAAGCAAACCCATCAGGCAGTGATTGCAGCTAAAACTGCTCTTAGTGAgaacacagggctgggaaaaatcCACCTGGGTTTGGTGCAGAAGCTGAAAGACAGGCCTGGAGCACTCAGAAACTCAGCACAGAGTCCCCTGGAGGTTTCTGTTTAGGAGCAAAGCAAACCAGCTCCGGAGCACGGGCTGCAAAGGAAGCACCTTCCGAGCACGGCGTTTCCTGAGACGCTATTGTTGGCTCATCCATTGCCCATCACGAGGACGGGTCCCTCGGGAGCCGGGAGGGCGCTCCCCAGCCAGAGAGCTCCCTGCTGATGCTCAGTGCCCCTGTTCCcggggagcagctccaggtgctttCCCTGCGCATCCATCCCAGCCCGCAGCCCAGGGCGGCGGCCgagggcaggcacagaggtCCTGCAGGCGACATTAAGCAGCGCCTGCTGAGGTCTGACAGCTCCTCAGGGCGGGGATTACGCACACTTTCTATTTTAAGGTGCCCCATGACTAATAATGCCGATAAAAGGGTTTTCCTGCAATCCTAGCAGCCCATCAGGAGGGGGAGCTGGCTTGGGGCTGGGCTACTCCTTGGAAAAGGCAAACTCTCCCAAGCTCTCCAAATGCCTCATGGCCATGCGAGATGCCACCCCACCGTGAGCCTCACAGGTTCCCACCGGCCTGCAGCCCCACACTTTCAAGGCAGCAGTGCCCACGAAGGCAGCACCACGTTGGGACTGGAGCCCCGGCTCCTGGGAAGGCTGTGGGTGTGAGTTTAGGAGGTGACTCAGTCGCATCTGGGAACGGGAGTGATGGAAAAACCCCCGCTGCCAAAACGGCAGGACACAAAAGGCTgggggagcgggagcggcggccgggccggctGCCAGCGCGGGCGAGCAGCGCCTTGCCGGGGCTGTGGGAACGGGACGGGAGGGCGGGGTGGCCGCTCTGGGGTGTCCCGGGCAGCCtcgccccagccctgcacccacGGCACTGCCAGCTCGGCTCCGCAAACCCCCCCGGGATGCCCGGCAGCGGCTGTGCTCCGATCCCCGTCCCCACCTGCCCGGATGGCGCAGCACCCTGTCCGTATGTTGGGATGTAACTCTCCTAGGGGTGAGAGTACAGCACTCCCCGCCACACGGCATCCCACCAGAGCTGCACCTGCACACACCGCACCTGGGGGCTCCCCGTGGGTGCAGGATGAACCCCTCCGAGGGATGCCGCGCCTCACGGCACCCCCGACACCCCCACACCAGGGTCCCACCCGCGCGGGGACCTCCGCGCCCTCCGCACCCCCGCACCTGCTTGTGCTCTCGCTCCTGCTCGAGGGGCACCACGTCGTGGGCGCGGTGCTCGTGGGCGCGGCAGCGGGAGCAGACGCAGCTCTGCTCGGTGCGGCAGAAGCcgtccaggggctgcaggtggcgGGGGCACAGCCCCTCCTCCAGCCGCCGCAGCGGGGCCACCAGGCGGTGTGCGCGGAAGGCGGGGGCGCGCCGGTGCGGCTCCAGGTGCGCCCCGCAGAAGGACGCCAGGCACACCAGGCACGACCGCTCGGCCGCCACGCGGGACCCGGGCGGGCACACATCGCACAGCACCGCCGCGCCTTCCTCCCCCgcagcatcctcctcctcgGCTCCCGGCGCCATCGGGGACGCGCCGGCCGGGGACGTCGGGGTGGCGGCGGCCGAGGACGACGGGGACGAGGCGCCGGTGGCGGCCGCCAGCAGCGGCAGGAGCTCGCACAGGGCGCGGTTCTTGCAGAGGCGCAGGGCCGCGGGGAcgggctcctggcacagcggGCAGCgggcggccccgcccgccccgccgccgtCGGGGGGGCCTGGCCGCTGGCGGAGCGCCTGcaagcagccctggcagaagTTGTGTCCGCACGGCACCGTCACCGGGTCCCGCAGCACGTCCAGGCAgatggggcagcacaggggaccCTCGGGCAGCCCCGGAGCCGCCAGCGCCAGCCGCAACGCCGCGGCGGAGGACGACGGGGCGCTCCCGGGCGCAGCATCCATCCCTGAGCGCCCCgagcggcccggccccgctcccagccccggcgggggcgggcggcagccgcgccccgcccgcccgctcCGCCTCCCGCCACCGCGGCTGGGGCTCCGCTCCCCGCCGTGCCCTCGGGGCGCTGACCCACAGCATCACCCCGGCACCAGGCCCCAGGCACCCGTCGCCCTGGAAAGGGCCTCACCCCATGTGGGATCTGCTCCCGTCTGGTCCCTCTCCCTGGCATGGGCCGCCTTCAGGGAGATCAGCCCCGAGGGGATGTCACcctgctggggatgtgctgtCCCCCACCCAGGGTCTGCCGCCTCCGAAAGGATCTGCCCCACGGGGATCTGGGCCCTCCCCAGCGTTCTGAAGCTGCTGACTTTCCCTGAATCTCCCATTCAGAGAAGCTGTTGCCAGCCCATTCCAGTCCCCCTCCCAAGgacctgctgctcccctggagCATTCCTTCCCCTGCTAGGACCTGCTGCTACTCCActgctccccagctgctccccacccTGGGGCCCCATGGAAGGTCCTGAGCCCCCCAGTGCAGAGGTGCAGGTGCTTTCCTGGCAGCCCTTTTCCTACACCAGCCCTCCCCATGGCCAAaagggctgcagtgcccaggtcTGGCTCACTGTCCCCTTTTCCTCTGGGGTCTGGCAGGAACTGGCAGGCACCAGAGGGCTGGGAAGCCCCAAAGTGCTTTTAGAGTGAAGATCTGCCTCACAAGATCTCTGGATCCTTTTTgtgcaggacacacagacaatTTTTGGTCTTGGATAAGTTCCCAGGTACATGCAAGGCCTCACCCAAGGACAGGGCTGCGAGGAGAAGGGAGGTGTTGAGTGAAGCAGGAAGCACAAAATAGATCATATCTGTTCTTGAAGAAGAGGACTGAACCTTTTGAGCTTTTTGtccccaaaggaaaaaatgatgTGATTCATTCCCCAGGCATTCACATCCCCTGCACTTTTGAACCCAGTGCCCAGTTTTACCTTGTTAATCCTCACcagcattcccacaggagcCAGAGGAGACATCAGACCTGCAGTCTCACCCTTGGAAAAACATCAATGAAAACTTTAGATTTTCTTCTGTGCCTGTGGATACCATGGAACAGAGAGAAATGGCAAGCATTTCTCACCGTGGCTTGTGAGAACTTTCAGGAAGTTGTAAGAATGTGATAACTCGTTAGTATAAACAATCTGCAGGTTGTGGTTTTCTACTTcgtctttctcttcttctcaaGGTCGGTGTATGAAGAAGGTGTTTTTGTTAAGCAGTCAATCAAACAGAATGTATGGTATCACTCTACATAAACCGCGCGGTTCTCTTGAATAAAgctttctttgttctttctgcAATCCTGCCTCTCACCTGTTCCTGTGTCACTCCCGGCGCAAGGGTGACATCTGGTGCCCCGCCGTGTGTGCTGCTCCGGTGCCTTCGAGGAATTCGGCAGACCCCCGGGCCCCCCGCCGGACCCCACGGGCTCCTTGGGTCCGGACCCCCTTTGTTTCCCGCAGAGGTACCGGCCTTTCCCCGCACCCTTCCCCCGGGCTTGCTCCGTGGGGCTGCCCTGATAACGGGACCTGCGGGACTCCCCAGAGCGTGGACAGTGCCTGAATTGCTGGGGCTGGGTGCCGCTGTTTCCGTGATGGGGGATTGGCACGATGACGACAACAAGGTTTTTTCTGTGTGGAGGCACCTCCTTTTCTATGGGGGGTTCTCGGTGCCTGACGCCTCGTTGATCGACCTGTTTGTGTGGGCCAGGACTCATGCGTTCCCCATGGGCATGGCCGTGGCGTTTGACCTGGGCCGGTGTcaggagctgtgtgctctgcttgCGGAGGAGTTTTACAGAGGGGATGATGCTGTGCCCCCGCTCCTGGCTGCGTGCGACACGCTGTGCGCGGCGCTCCGGGGCCGGGCCGGAGGTTCGGACACGGGCGGTTCGAGGGGCGGGGGAGCTGCCGGCGCTTCGGACAGACGGACGATCGTGGGGTCGCGGTTCGCCGTCTGTGCGGGGTTCGGCCGCCCCTCTTTGGGGGGTTCGCTGCGGCAGAAGTTACGCCTTTCCTCGCCCCTGGTGCCGAAGAACCGGGGTTCTCCAGGCCGGGTGCTGTCCTGCCTTTCCTCGCCCCTGCTCCCGAAGCCGCGGGATCCTCCGGGCCCACAGCAGCCCCGCCTTTCTCCCCGCTGCCGTTCGGGGTCAGCATTCTCCCGAACCACGGGGGCCGCAGTTCCCGGTGCCCCTCCCGAGCAGCCGGACCGGGCTCGGTCGGGCTCGGTTCCCGCCCCGACGGCTGCCAGGACACCGCGGATCGCTGCGGCAGCTTCCCCGTGGGCAGCGGCGGAGCCCGCACAGCTGCACCGGCCGTGCCCATCGTGGCGCCAGCCCCAGCCGGTGTCGCGTTCCCGCCCGgttctctcctccttccccgtggctcctgcactgacagcagtggctgtgagCGCGGCTCCGGCACCGTCTGTCCGGGCTGTAATTCATGCAGCGGGGGCAGTGCCTATTCCTCATTCCGGCATGGCGGCCGCTTCGGGTGACTCGGTGTGTTTTACACCTCTGCCGGGGCAGCCTGCGGTGCCGGGGGTGCCGCTGCCCTGTCTCCGGTGGCCGGTCCGCCGGTGTCCCGGCCTGTGACTGTCCCTTCAGGTTCGCAGCCCGCTCTTGGCCGTTCAGATCCGGAGCGTTCTGTTAAGCTGCCACCCCCGTGATCCGCTGGGCGCCCTCCCCGTTCCTGCCTGGGCACTCGGGCAGCGCTGATGACCGGCGGCCGGTCCCCCGTTGGGGGCATGCTGCGGCGGGGAAGGGCCGGCAAAGGCGGGCGGAATCGGCCTCTGCTCGTCACCTCTGgcctctgcctccctgcagggtGACTGACAATCCCCGCAGCTTTTGGGACGCGGTAAGACACGGAGCTCGGAGGATGAGGGTCTGTTGGAGGGAGCGGGAAGGTCACGGTCTGCCTCGGGGGGAGAGGCTCTGGGGGTTCGGGGGGCCAGGTCCTGCCCCATGGCAGCGATCAGGATCATCCTGTGTTCAAGGTTGTCCCGAATTCGGGACACACCGAGGGGCACGGGGTGATTCAGGAACTGCGGGGTGAGGTTGCCAAGCACGGCCTCGGCTCGGAGGAGGTCATGCAGGCTGTCAGGGTGACAGCCACTGatctgctctgtccctctgacatCGGGCAGCTTGCCAAGGCGCTTCTCCAACCTCTGCAATTTGCGATGTTGATGTTTTGGACAGAGGatgctgccatggctgcagcaAGAAACAGGCTTCTGCCCCCAGAGGATCCTCGGCATGGAGTGGGAGTGGATGCTCTCCTTGGGGACAGTGCCTACTCCCATGATTTTCAGGCTACCTGGGATGTTCTTAATCaatgtcaggctctggggtttGCTGCATTGGTGGAGACCATCGAGGCAGCCTCTCCCGGGCCTGATTTCACTGACATAAGGCAGGAGCCAGGTGAGCCTTTTGTGCTGTTTGTCAAGAGGCTCAATGCTGCCATGGAGAAGCAGATTGAGGAACCTGGACTCAAAGAGCCACTTTTGAAACGCTTGGCCCAGAACCATTCAAACAGTGAATGCCAGAGGATCATAAATTCTCTTGCGGGGGATCCTTTGGTGGTGGAGATGGCCAGGGCATGTGCTGTGTGCTAGGATGGGGGCTGTGGATCCTGGGGTGTCTGCTCTGGCAGTGACTGTGCACTCAGGCCAGGTACCCTTAGGGAGCAGACATAGGAAGAAGAACAAGAATAAGGGCAAGAAACAGGAAGATGCATCCAAGCCAGTGGATACGGGTGCCGAATTCGTGTGTGCTAGGTGCCTGAGGGCAGGTGACCTTGCCAGCCAGTGCAGGTCAAAATTTGGTGCAAATGGCCAGCCTTTGGCAGGGCCATGAAATGGGAATAAGAGCGCAAAGAGGAATTGTGCCTCGACAGAAGTGATTCCTCAGATCACGGTGCCAGCCCAGGTCAGCTTGGAGGCATCACCCATGG
This portion of the Zonotrichia leucophrys gambelii isolate GWCS_2022_RI chromosome 18, RI_Zleu_2.0, whole genome shotgun sequence genome encodes:
- the TRIM47 gene encoding E3 ubiquitin-protein ligase TRIM47; its protein translation is MDAAPGSAPSSSAAALRLALAAPGLPEGPLCCPICLDVLRDPVTVPCGHNFCQGCLQALRQRPGPPDGGGAGGAARCPLCQEPVPAALRLCKNRALCELLPLLAAATGASSPSSSAAATPTSPAGASPMAPGAEEEDAAGEEGAAVLCDVCPPGSRVAAERSCLVCLASFCGAHLEPHRRAPAFRAHRLVAPLRRLEEGLCPRHLQPLDGFCRTEQSCVCSRCRAHEHRAHDVVPLEQEREHKQAQQAKFLSDAENELEELAVTITQAKKMVELIKGAATKERERVEKLFAEASGVLAAFQKEVLGFIEDGERSMLGEAEADLRWKEQRRAKLAQCKQSLENVPSTDTIYFLQEFQALKAAMEENLSPPLSFQKELNFTKCTQAVGAMKDVLSTACKNQWNHLQGKGVDGLSCQEMEEALAETGFPDKSNNAACLESRDYFLKFAFIIDLDSDTADKFIQLFGTKGAKRVLCPIPYPESPTRFINCEQVLGLNLMNRGNYYWEVELIDGWVSIGVIAEDFDPREAYSHGRLGRNDSSCCLQWNGQNYVAWFGGFECPIQQPFFHTIGVFLEYSEKALTFYGVKDSKMTCLKQLKVSPSAKGKLDPFQNKINRQFASLFSCKLKPAFFLESVDAHLQIGPLKKDCVSVLKRR